One part of the Phoenix dactylifera cultivar Barhee BC4 chromosome 4, palm_55x_up_171113_PBpolish2nd_filt_p, whole genome shotgun sequence genome encodes these proteins:
- the LOC113460916 gene encoding LOW QUALITY PROTEIN: G-type lectin S-receptor-like serine/threonine-protein kinase At2g19130 (The sequence of the model RefSeq protein was modified relative to this genomic sequence to represent the inferred CDS: inserted 1 base in 1 codon; deleted 1 base in 1 codon), translated as MAKQVEGSLIQFTYGDLQRVTKNFSEKLGSGGFGSVFKGTLIDSTEVAVKKLEGLRQGEKQFRTEVSTLAAIQHVNLVHLRGFCTEGSKRLLVYEYMSGGSLDSPLFQNKSTVLDWKTRYQIILGIARGLAYLHEKCRECIIHCDIKPDNILLDKDFCAKVAEFGMAKLIGRDFSRVLTTIRGTIGYXAPEWISGLPITSKVDVYSFGMMLFELISGKRNASHSADGSKIFYPSWAATKVVEGDIFSLLDQRLNGSADLEELTRVCRVACWCIQGSESNRPTMGQVVQILEGVLEDFLQ; from the exons ATGGCAAAACAAGTCGAGGGTTCTTTGATTCAGTTTACATATGGCGATTTGCAGCGTGTGACCAAGAACTTCTCTGAGAAGTTGGGCAGCGGAGGCTTTGGCTCTGTTTTCAAAGGGACATTAATTGATTCAACCGAAGTAGCTGTGAAGAAGCTTGAAGGCTTGAGACAAGGGGAGAAGCAATTCCGAACCGAAGTGAGCACATTGGCTGCTATTCAGCATGTGAATCTGGTTCACCTTCGCGGTTTCTGCACCGAGGGCAGCAAAAGGCTTCTAGTTTATGAGTACATGTCCGGAGGTTCCCTGGACTCTCCA CTTTTTCAAAACAAATCCACGGTTCTGGACTGGAAGACGAGGTATCAAATTATTCTTGGGATTGCGAGAGGATTAGCCTACCTCCATGAGAAGTGCAGGGAGTGCATCATACACTGCGACATAAAGCCAGACAACATACTCCTCGACAAGGACTTCTGCGCCAAAGTTGCAGAGTTTGGCATGGCGAAGCTCATCGGTCGCGACTTCAGCAGGGTGCTGACAACCATAAGGGGAACCATTGGCT CTGCACCCGAGTGGATTTCAGGCCTGCCAATCACCTCCAAGGTTGACGTCTACAGCTTCGGGATGATGCTTTTTGAGCTGATATCTGGCAAGCGAAACGCATCGCACTCTGCAGATGGGAGCAAAATCTTTTATCCGTCCTGGGCGGCAACAAAGGTCGTTGAAGGCGATATATTTAGCTTATTAGACCAGAGATTGAATGGTTCTGCCGACCTTGAAGAGCTAACCAGAGTCTGCAGAGTTGCTTGCTGGtgcattcaaggctctgaatCTAACAGGCCAACAATGGGACAGGTGGTGCAGATCCTGGAGGGAGTCCTGGAG GATTTCCTTCAATAG